Part of the Flavobacterium sp. KS-LB2 genome is shown below.
GTTTTTGTTTGGTAAGAATTCTTGTTTGTGATGACTATAAATTCAGGAAATTGTCCTTCAATTTTCAGTACTTTTTCCTCGGGAAGTTGAATAATATGAGGATACGCTTTTGAAAGATGTTCCGTGCTTTCTGCTAATAATTCAGAACCTAATTTGCCTGGAGCGATTCCGTAGGCATTATTAAACAATGCTTCTTGTAGGGATGATGTTTTTTGATGGGTGATAATACCAATTCGTTTGTCTCTGACGAAAGATTTGTTTTTTGCAGAACCCAAAACGAGTGCGCAGGAAATGCCAGACACCCCACCACCTATTATAAGAACATCAAACATTATTACAGTTGGTCATTTGATTTCTCTTCAATCTTTTTTGCCATTTTAAAAATTAGAAGAATCAATACGGCACAAAAAGAAGCGGCGATTCCGATAAAAGCAACTACGCTATCTCCTTGAAATGGATTTCTAAAATCCAACAAAGTAACATTAAATATGATTAGCGCGATTGCTAAAAACACCAAGATGTTAGTGAAAATTTTCATAATACGTTTTTGTTTTTTGATATTAAAGAAACAGATTTTTACAGTAGAAACATATTTCAGTTTAAAAATCAGATTGTCTTTTAAAATTATCTTAGGGGGTAAATTTATGAAAATTTATTTTAGACGAACAAACCTTTAACATTCGCAGCGAATAATTTAACAGCAATCGCAAGAAGTACAACGCCAAAAGTCTTTCGAATGACGCCAAGCCCATTTTCTCCTAGTATCTTTTCGATTTTAGAGGATGATTTTAAAACGATATACACTAGAATAATATTCAAAATTATTGCGATAACAATATTTATAGTAGAAAATTGGGAGCGTAACGAGAGTAAAGTGGTCATTGTTCCGGCTCCAGCTATCAAAGGGAACGCCAAAGGGACAATAGATGCGGAACTCGCTTCCTCATCGCGATAAATCCGAATCCCTAAAATCATTTCTAATGCCAGAAAGAATAATACAAATGAACCGGCAACGGCAAATGAGTTTACATCAATACCTATTAAATTCAATAATTCCTCTCCCACAAAAAGGAAGACAATCATGATTACACCAGCTACTATTGAAGCTTTTTCGGATTCTATATGTCCATGTTTTGATCTTAAATCAACAATAATAGGAATGGTTCCCACGATATCAATTACGGCAAAAAGCACCATTCCAACCGTAATTATTTCTCTAAAATCGATTTCAAACATAGTTTTTTGTTTGCAAAGTTAAACTTTTCGATAGATTTTTGATTAAAATTAAATTTTATTACAACAATTCTGATTCATTTTTTTATCTACTGGTTTTCAATTGATTTTTTGTTTGTTTTAATTCTATGTTGTTTAAGGTTAGTTTGTTAGATTGCTCTAAGAGTCAGTTGTTTCGTTGATTTTTCAAAAAGTTAAAGTTGGTTTTTATCTAAAAAATTACAATTTACTTTAACTACCTTTGCATTTCATAATCTCAGTACCCCAAAATAATGTTTCAATTAGGAAAAACCATCGTCTCAGAAGACATACTCGAAAAAGATTTTGTTTGCAATTTATCAGCTTGTAAAGGGGCTTGTTGTGTTGATGGCGATGCGGGAGCTCCATTGAGCTTTGAGGAAACTAAGATTTTAGAAGAAATTTATCCTAAAGTAAAACCCTTTTTGCGCAAACAAGGCATTGCGGCTATTGAAGCGCAAGGTACTTGGACAAAAGGAACCGATGGTGATCTTGAAACGCCATTAATTGATAATAAAGATTGTGCTTACGTAATGTTTGATGGTAAGACTGCTTTGTGTGGAATCGAACAGGCATATAATCAAGGGATGATTGACTGGAAAAAACCTGTTTCCTGTCATTTGTATCCCATTCGTGTGAAAGACTTCACGGAGTTTGCTGCTGTTAATTATGACAAATGGGACATTTGCGATCCGGCCTGTTCTCTCGGTCAGGAGTTGGAAGTTCCCGTGTATAAATTTGTCAAAGAAGCGTTAGTTAGAAAGTTTGGTGAGGACTGGTATGCAGAGCTAGAAATAGTTGCACAAGAGCTCAAAAAATAATTCTAAAATAAATTCAAATTTTCTTGGTTACGGTTTTTAAAATCCTATATTTTACGGCACTTCGTGATTTTTTTATGGTTTTAAAATTCTGATTTTCAGCAAATTAATATTGTTATAAAAAACGTTTCAAAATTTTACCTTTGTTAAAAACTAGGCGAGATTGTGAATAAGTTTGGCTTTTAATTCCGGCAATATTTCACAATCTTTGTAATCTACAGAAAGCATAAAATTTCGTTAAAATCTCAAAAAAACAAACTACTATAATGGCACAACTTGAACCAATTTTACAAGAAAATAAAAATCGTTTCGTGATTTTCCCAATCAAACACAATGATATTTGGGAGTTTTATAAATCAATGGAAGCTAGTTTTTGGACTGCTGAAGAAATTGATTTGTCGCAAGATTTAAACGACTGGAATAATAAGTTGAATGAGGATGAAAGGTATTTCATCAAGCATATTCTTGCTTTTTTTGCTGCCTCGGACGGAATTGTAAATGAGAATTTAGCAGAGAATTTTGTGAACGAAGTGCAATATGCTGAAGCAAAATTCTTCTATGGTTTCCAAATCATGATGGAAAATATTCACAGTGAAACGTATTCATTATTGATTGATACCTATGTGAAAGATGAAGCAGAGAAAGATGAATTATTTAATGCTTTAGAAGTTTTTCCTGCGATTAAGAAAAAAGCGGATTGGGCTTTGAAATGGATTGAGTCTGATTCGTTTGCGGAGCGTTTGATTGCTTTTGCAGCTGTGGAAGGAATCTTCTTTTCGGGAGCATTTTGTTCTATTTACTGGTTGAAAAAACGTGGATTAATGCCAGGATTAACGTTTTCTAACGAATTGATTTCTCGCGACGAAGGAGTGCACTGTGATTTTGCAGTACACTTGCACAACCACCATTTAGTAAATAAAGTTCCTAAAGAAAGAATTAGAAGCATTATCGTTGATGCCTTAAATATTGAAAGAGAGTTTATCACTGAATCGCTTCCGGTGAGTTTAATAGGAATGAATGCAGCGTTAATGACGCAATATTTAGAATTTGTTGCGGACCGTTTATTAGTTGAATTAGGTTGCGATAGAGAATACAATACTTCAAATCCTTTTGATTTTATGGATATGATTTCGCTTCAAGGGAAAACAAACTTCTTTGAAAAGAAAGTGGCCGAATATCAAAAAGCAGGTGTTATGAATACGGATGAGGATGCTCAGAAAATTAGTTTTGACGCTGATTTTTAGAAAGTAGTTATCGCATCATCGGGTGTTTTTAGCCCCGATGGAAGGGAATATCCTTTCTAGTCCTGAACTTGTTTCAGGATCCTGAAACAAGTTCAGGACTAGAAAGATTGGAATGACAGCGGGATTAGCTTCCCAAAAAAATGAAACAAATACTCAAAAACGGGAAAGGGATTTTCTGTTTTTTAAAACAATTAAGCGTATGTATGTAGTTAAAAGAGATGGGCACAAAGAGCCGGTAATGTTCGACAAAATCACGGATAGAATTAAAAAACTATGCTATGGTTTGAATGATTTGGTTGATGCTGTGAAAGTGGCAATGCGCGTAATTGAAGGACTTTATGATGGTGTTTCGACATCTGAACTAGATAATCTTGCTGCCGAAACTGCCGCGTCAATGACTATTGCACATCCTGATTATGCCCAATTAGCAGCCCGTATTGCAATCTCTAATTTACATTCAAACACAAAAAAATCATTCTCAGAAACGATGAATGATATGTTCAATTATGTGAATCCAAGAAACGGTCAATATGCACCGTTAGTTTCTGATGAAGTGCATAAAGTAATTATGGATAATGCGGAGTTTTTAGATTCCCACATTATATACAATAGAGATTTCAATTACGATTATTTTGGTTTTAAAACCTTAGAAAGATCGTATTTGCTAAAAATAAATGGTAAAATCGTGGAACGTCCGCAACATATGTTGATGCGTGTGTCTGTTGGGATTCACTTAGACGATTTGAAATCGGTAATAGAAACCTACGACTTAATGTCGAAAAAATTCTTTACGCATGCAACACCAACATTGTTTAATGCTGGAACTCCAAAACCTCAAATGTCTTCTTGTTTCCTTTTGGCCATGCAAGACGATAGTATTGATGGGATTTATGACACGTTGAAACAAACGGCTAAAATCTCACAATCAGCAGGTGGAATAGGACTTTCTATTCACAATGTAAGAGCAACTGGTTCTTATATTCGTGGTACTAACGGAACGTCTAACGGAATTGTTCCTATGTTGCGTGTTTTCAATGATACAGCACGTTATGTAGATCAAGGAGGAGGAAAACGTAAAGGAAGTTTTGCCATTTATATCGAAACTTGGCATGCGGATATCTTTGAATTCCTTGACTTGAAAAAGAATACCGGAAAAGAAGAAATGCGTGCAAGAGATTTGTTTTTTGCGATGTGGACTTCGGATTTGTTTATGAAAAGAGTACAAGAAGACAGTTATTGGACCTTAATGTGTCCTAATGAATGTCCTGGATTGTATGACGTTTATGGAGACGATTTCGAAAAAATGTACACGGATTACGAAAAAGCTGGAAAAGGTAGAAAAACTATCAAAGCACATGAATTGTGGGAGAAAATTCTAGAATCGCAAATCGAAACTGGAACGCCTTACATGTTGTACAAAGATGCAGCCAATAGAAAATCAAACCAAAAAAATCTAGGTACGATTCGTTCTTCGAATTTGTGTACGGAGATTATGGAATACACATCTACAGATGAAATTGCAGTTTGTAACTTGGCTTCACTTTCGTTGCCAATGTTTGTGGAAAACAAAAAATTCAATCATGACTTGTTATTCAGCGTTACCAAACGTGTAACTAGAAACTTGAATAAAGTAATTGATAGAAATTATTATCCAGTAAAAGAGGCCGAAAACTCCAATATGCGTCACAGACCAGTTGGTCTTGGAGTACAAGGACTAGCGGATGCTTTCATTATGCTTCGTATGCCATTTACGAGTGACGAAGCGAAGAAACTGAATCAGGAAATTTTTGAGACCCTGTACTTTGCAGCAGTAACCGCATCGATGGAAATGGCCAAAGAAGAAGGGCCGTATTCTACTTTTGAAGGTTCGCCAATGTCACAAGGAGAATTTCAGTACAATTTGTGGGGATTGAAAGATGAGGAATTATCAGGTCGTTGGGATTGGGCTTCTTTGCGAAAAGAAGTGATGGAACACGGGGTGAGAAACTCCTTATTAGTAGCGCCGATGCCAACCGCTTCGACTTCTCAAATATTGGGTAACAATGAAGCATTCGAACCATATACTTCTAATATTTACACCAGAAGAGTACTTTCGGGTGAGTTTATTGTGGTAAACAAACACTTGTTACACGATTTAGTAGAACGCGGTTTGTGGAACGAAACATTGAAACAAGAATTGATGCGAAATAACGGTTCTGTTCAAGCACTTGATATTCCGCAGGACTTGAAAGAATTGTACAAAACTGTATGGGAAATGTCTATGAAAGATATTATTGATATGTCACGTCAGCGTGGGTATTTTGTCGATCAATCACAATCATTGAATTTATTCATGCAAAATGCCAATTATTCTAAATTGACATCGATGCATTTCTACGCTTGGCAATCCGGATTGAAAACAGGAATGTATTATTTGAGAACAAAAGCTGCGGTGGATGCGATTAAATTTACATTGAATAATGATAAAAAAGCAGAACCAATTGAAATTAAAGAGCAACCCGTTTTGGAGCGATTAGAGTCAATTGCCGTTTTAAATGAACCTGTTGAAATGACTGCTGAAGAATACAGAGCAATGATTGAACTGGCTAAAAATGCTGGTCCAGACGAATGCGAAATGTGTGGGTCTTAATGACTCAGGAAAATAATAAAGGCTTCTTAATTGAAGCCTTTTATAAGAACATATTAACCTTTAATTTATTTTGCTGAGGTAAAGAAAAAAGTAATGCGCATAAAAAAAGGGACATCTATGACATCCCTATTTTGGAGAACTTAAATAATTTTGGATCCGACCCCTAAAATTTTAAGTTGTTTAAGAAGGAAAAGGTTACCTCGCCTACTTTTTATATACCTCAAAAGTATATAATTCGAATCTTCTTTCCAAAATTATTTTTTAAGATAATATCAATGTTGATATTATTAATCTACAACTCTTATGTCATAAGAGATTAAAGAGTTGTTAACAAAACAAATAAAATGGAAAATCCATCAAACAATGATTTTTACTACATTTTTAGAAAATGTATCACGACCAGAAATGGAAGAAGAATTTGTAAAACTGACGGAAGTTGTTTTAAAATTCGAATTAAGAAAAGCATTTAAATTTGAAAAGCAGCTGTCAATTGATAGCTGTTTTTTTTTGGTAGCTATTCCCCGCTCTCGGTACTTCAAACGAATTTCACTGAACTCTAATTAAAATAAATGCTTAGTTAAGCAGTAAGGGCTAGAACATCGAGAGTTAATAGTTGAAATTAGGTTGTAATTCACTATATTTGAGTTGTTTAATATGGTTTGTGTCCTTTTGTAATAACTAAAAATATTAAAAATGGAAAGTAAAGAATTTGCCGTCACAGAAGATTTATTAGCTTCCAAAAGTCAACGTTTTCTGAATTTTAGTATTGATTTAGGGATTGTTTATATAATACAAATTACAATTGGAACAACCATCGATATTATTGGAGATTTGACGCGAAGTTATGCTGCATCGAATTGGTTGAAATCATTGACTTTGATTGAAAATTTTTTCTTTGGACTTGTAATCTTATTTTTTTACTACGGATTATCAGAACTGTATTTCTCCAGAACTTTTGGAAAATATTTTACGAAAACAATAGTTGTCAAGCATAATGGTTCAAAGCCCAACATGAAAAGCATTATTATCCGAACTGTATCGAGATTAATTCCTTTGGAGCCTTTTTCTTTTTTAACTGCTGAGCGAGGATGGCATGATACATTATCCGTTACGTATGTGGTTAAAAAGCATGAGTTTGTTGCAAAAAAGAAATTATTTTCTGAAGAATAAAGAAGTAGAAAAGATAAAAATTGCAGTCATTTTAGGCTGCTTTTTTGTTTTTAAACACATCCTTTTCTTTATATTCGCTCCTTCTAAATACCAACAATAATATGATGAACTGGGAACAACTTTTATCACTAAAACGACAAGGCGACAAAGGCAAAAGATTGCGTGTAGAACAAGATGATACCCGCTTGGGTTTTGAAGTCGATTACGACCGTATCATTTTCTCAGCCGCTTTTAGAAGTTTGCAGGATAAAACCCAAGTTATTCCGTTATCAAAAACTGATTTTGTGCATACTCGACTGACACACAGTTTAGAAGTTTCGGTTGTTGGACGTTCTTTAGGACGATTGGTTGGTAAAAAAATCATCGAAAAATACCCGCATCTGAAAGAAGTTCACGGCTATCACATGAATGATTTTGGAGCTATCGTAGCTGCAGCATCTTTGGCGCATGATATTGGGAATCCGCCTTTTGGACATTCCGGTGAAAAAGCGATTGGCGAATATTTTTCCATTGGAAAAGGACAGCAATACAAAGACCAGCTTACGGCAAAAGAATGGCAGGATTTAATTGATTTTGAAGGAAATGCAAATGGTTTTTCGGTATTGACAGCTAGTCGTCCCGGAATTGAAGGCGGACTTCGAATTTCGTATGCGACTCTTGGTGCTTTTATGAAATATCCAAAAGAAAGTTTGCCGAAAAAACCAACAAAGGACATTGCTGACAAAAAATACGGTTTCTTTCAAACTGAAAAAGCTTTTTTTCAAGAAGTGGCTCTTGATATGGGTTTGATTCCAAATAAATCCGGAGATAATATAGGTTTCGAAAGACATCCTTTGGCATACTTAGTCGAAGCTGCGGATGATATTTGTTACACCATTATTGATTTTGAAGACGGAATCAATTTAGGATTGGTTTCGGAGGATTTTGCGTTGGAATATTTGATAAAATTGGTAAAAGACAGCATTGACACTTCGAAATATAAGACCTTAGAAACCAAAGAAGATCGCATCAGTTATTTGCGTGCTTTAGCAATTGGGAGTTTAATCAATGATGCGGTAAAGGTTTTTATCGAAAATGAAGCATTAATTTTGGCTGGGAAATTCCCGTATGCTATAATGGATAAAAGTAAGTACAAAGCACAGATGGATGACATTATCAAAATCAGTGTTAAAAACATTTACCAAAGCCGTGAAGTTATTGAGAAAGAAATTGTTGGGTATCAAATTATACAAACGTTGTTGGATAAATTCATAACAGCTTTTAATAATAAATTCAACGGAAATGCGTCTAATTACGATTCCTTAATTATGAAAATGTTGCCAGAAAAGCATCATTTGGAAAAAGAGAATCTATATGGAAGACTGCTCCATATTTGTCATTATGTGTCGCTTTTGACCGATGGGAATGCACTTGAATTATTTGAAACTATTAATGGTAGAAAGAAGAATTAATTCTTAAAAAACATATTCAATTCCTACACCAATAGCTTGTCGAACTTGTGTTTTTGGGCCCTCGGTTACTTGTATTCCTGCGATCTCTCTTTTTGATTTGATATCGTCGTCATAGATAACATGTGCTCCAATGTTTGCTTTTACATATTGATTTACTACAAGTTCTACTAGAAAATCACAATCTATATCGATGTTTCCAAAACGATTTACATAGTCAGAATATAAGCTTAGGCGATTTTCTAGATTAATATTTTTGAAGATTTCTTTTTTGTATTTATTAGTTATTAAAAATCCAAGTTCCATTTTTGATTGTTCCCCTTCGGTGAGTAGATTTCCATCCAAGTCATAGGTTGCTTTTGCAACACCAAAAGCACCTTGATTCGCTAATCTTTGGTCTAAAACCAAAGTAGTTTTAAATGTAAATGGGGAAATATAAAATGTTCTTTTCTTATCTTTATCAATATTCTCAGCACCTACTCCCATAAAAATATAGGCTGGCGCAAAAGGTTTTGAGATTGCTTTTTCTGTATTTGGATAGGCATAACCATTCGTGAATTGCGTGTTGAAATTAAATTTTGCTGAGTGATACCAATTAGAAAGAGTGTCTTTTCTATAGCCAAATGTGGAGTTTAATTGTAAGGCGTCCTCTGTTTTTCGTATATCAATTCCGTCTTGTTTGTTTAAACCATATTTAACAATTAGTTCGTTTGACCAGTTGTAATTACTCCTCGCATAAACTCTATGGAATTTCCCTTTAAACAATCCTGAAATCGAACTAGTTCCTCCTGCACTCCAGTTGACAAAAGCAACTTCAGAGATGTCGAATCCTAAACTGTTTTTTTTTGTCCAATGCGATAATGGAAGATAATGTGTTAGAGTTTGTATTTTTAATGCTACTTTCAACGGCCTATTTGCAGTTGATAGGGTTTTTATTGGACTAAGAGTATCAGATAACGGTGTAATTCTTACTTCTTGAGCAAAACAATTAAAAGAGATAGAAAGGCTAAGTATGAGAAAAGTGTAGGTTAATAGCTTCATTTTGGACTAGTTGTGTTTAAGGTTGCAAAATAATTATTTTAATAGCTCGAAAAAAGTATTTCAAGACTTTTAACGTCAATTTTACAGTATTGTTGTAATTCAGCTACAGTTCCATGTTCAATAAACTCATCGGGAATACCCAAAACGGTTATCTTTGGAGTATGCTTATTCTCAGCAGCATACTCGAGAATTGCACTTCCAAAACCACCTTTTACAGTTCCATCTTCTATCGTTATTATAGTTGTAAATTCAGTGCAAATAGTGTGTAATGCGTTTTTGTCTAATGGTTTAACGAATGAAAAATCGTAATGTGCAATAGTTTCTGGATGATTCATTTTGGCTATTGCCAAAGTAACATTATTGCCAATAGTTCCATTTGATAAAACGGCAACTTTTGTACCTTCTTTTATGCAAATGCTTTTTCCAATGGCTATTTTTTCGTACTTACCAAGATGTTGCGTTTGCCAGTCTGCAATGACACCTCGACCTCTTGGATAACGAATGGCTATTGGATGATTTAATCCTAATTGTGCGGTATATAAAATATTTTGCAATGCTATTTCATTCATTGGAGCGTATACAATCATGTTAGGAATGCAACGCAAATAAGCCAAATCGAAAACACCATGGTGCGTTGCTCCGTCTTCTCCGACTAAACCAGCTCTGTCCAGACAAAAAATTACCGGAAGGTTTTGCAAAGCGACATCGTGAATTATTTGGTCGTATGCTCTTTGTAAAAATGTCGAGTAAATATTGCAATAAACAATCATTCCTTGAGTTGCCATTCCAGCTGCCAAAGTTACCGCATGTTGTTCGGCAATTCCAACGTCAAAAGCGCGTTTTGGGAAGGCGTCCATCATGAACTTTAAAGAACTTCCCGATGGCATAGCAGGAGTAATTCCTATGATTTTTTCATTACTTTTAGCCAAATCCAATACGGTCAAGCCAAAAACATCCTGATATTTTGGAGGTAGATTTTCTTCGGATTTAATGTGGATTTCCCCTGTTGCAGCGTCAAATTTTCCCGGAGCATGATATTTTACCTGATTTTCTTCGGCTTGAAGTAATCCTTTGCCTTTTGTAGTAATGATATGAAGGAATTTTGGTCCTTTGGTTTTTTGTAAACGTTTCAATTCTTTGATAACAGCAAAAATATCATGGCCGTCAATAGGCCCCGAATAATCAAAATTCAGGGATTTAATCATGTTATTTTGCCTCGGATTTTTTCCTTCTTTTACGGCAGTGAGGTATTGTTTTAAAGCACCCACGCTTGGATCAATCCCGATAGCGTTATCATTGAGAATCACCAGTAAATTAGCATCGGTAACTCCGGCGTGATTCAATCCTTCAAAAGCCATCCCTGAGGCAATTGAAGCGTCTCCAATTACCGCAATGTGTTGTTTGTGGAAATCGCCTTTCAAATTAGAAGCTATTGCCATTCCTAATGCTGCCGAAATAGAAGTAGAGGAGTGGCCTACTCCAAAAGCATCGTAAATACTCTCACTCCTTTTTGGGAAACCGGAAATACCGCCGAGTTGCCTGTTGGTATGAAAATTTTCTCTTCGGCCGGTGAGTATTTTATGTCCATAGGCTTGATGACCTACATCCCAAATCAATAAATCGTTTGGGGTGTCAAAAACATAATGCAAGGCAATTGTCAATTCTACAACTCCCAGGCTTGCACCGAGATGACCTTCTTTTACAGCCACAATGTCGATAATAAAATCGCGTAATTCTTGGGCTACTTGAGGAAGTTGGGCTACGTCAAGCAGTCGTAAATCGGTTGGGTTATTGATGTTTGAAAGTAAATTATCTGACATAAAGCAAATGTACGAATTGAATTCTTATTTTTGTAGCTATGATAAACCCATTTACCGACGAATATTTCATGAAAAAAGCTTTGCAGGAAGCTGAAATAGCTTTTGAAAAAGGCGAAATTCCTGTTGGAGCTATTGTTGTCATTGATAATAAAGTCATTGCGCGAGGTCATAATCTGACTGAAATGCTGATTGATGTTACGGCTCATGCCGAAATGCAGGCAATTACTGCCGCTGCAAATTTTCTTGGTGGGAAATATTTAATAGGTTGTACACTATATGTCACACTGGAACCTTGCCAGATGTGTGCAGGCGCTTTGTACTGGAGTCAAATTTCGAAAATTGTGTATGGTGCCAGCGATGACAATCGCGGTTTTGTAAAAATGGGAACGCAATTGCATCCTAAAACTACCGTTGTTTCTGGAGTTTTGGCAAATGATGCTAGTGATTTGATGAAGCGTTTTTTTGTGGAGCGGAGGAAATAATATTCTTCTCCTAAATACACTAGCCCAGATAGTAGCGAAAATCCTTTTCTTTTTTTTAAAGAAAAGATTGTAGAGGATAGCTGGATTAGCTCCTTAAAATTCTAAAAAAGTGCAAAAAAAAACTCCCCAATTTCTTGAGGAGTTATTTATTTATTCTATGACAGCATTTTCTTTTTTGTCGTAGAAATGATATTCTAGGTACGTGTAAGCATCACGAGGTATAATTTTCACCCATTTTTTATGTTCAAGAAACCATTTTGAACGTAATGATGGAAAACCTTTGGTAAGGTATGCGGCCACAAAAGGGTGTACATTAAGCACAACATCTTTGTGGTTTTTTAATACTCTTTCCAGATCAAAAGCGATTTTATCAATGATTTGAATTGGCGCTTCAATTTCGCCACTTTCATTGTTTGGATCTTCTTCTCTAGTTTTAATATTTACTTCTGGTCTTACTCTTTGACGTGTAATTTGAACTAATCCAAATTTACTCGGAGGTAAGATCTTGTGTTTTGCTTTATCATCGCTCATTTCTTCTTTCAAGAAATCGAACAAGACTTTACGATTTTCAGGATTTGACATATCGATAAAATCGACAACTATGATTCCGCCCATGTCACGAAGACGCAATTGTCTTGCGATTTCGGCAGCTGCAATCATATTGACTTCCATGGCGGTATCCTCCTGGTTGGTGGCTTTATTAGAACGGTTTCCACTGTTTACGTCAATGACGTGCAAAGCTTCAGTGTGTTCGATAATAAGATACGCCCCTTTACTCATGGATACTGTTTTTCCAAAAGAAGTTTTGATTTGTCTCTCTATGTTGTATTTCTCAAAAATAGGTGTGTCTTTTGATTGATAAAACTTAACAATTGATTGTTTGGATGGTGCAATTTCTTGCAAATAATCCTTTGTTTGGTTGTACAACTCTTCATCATCAATTTGAATACCGCTGAAGGTATCATTAAATACATCTCTTAATATCGAAGAGGCTCTGTTGAGTTCTCCTAATACTTTTGATGGATGATGAGCAGTTGGTAATTTTTTACACATTGCAGTCCATCTGCTAAGCAGGTTCTGCAAATCTTTTTCTAATTCGGCTGTATTTTTGCCTTCGGCTACTGTGCGAACAATAACACCAAATCCTTTTGGTTTGATGGATTGCACTAATCGTTTCAAGCGTTCTTTTTCTTTTTTGTCTTCTATTTTTTGTGAAATAGAAACGCGGTCAGAAAACGGAACCAAAACTATAAATCTTCCGGCAAGAGAAAGCTCAGCGCTAATTCTTGGTCCTTTTGTAGATATAGGTTCTTTGACGACTTGTACTAAAACAGATTGATTGGCACTTAATACATCCGTAATAGTACCATCTTTATCTATTTCTTTTTCAAACTGAAAGGTTTTTAGGGAGAAATCTTTTAATTTACCTGCGCTTACAAGTTTTATGAATTTCAGTTGGGAAGATAAGTTAGGACCTAAATCGTGATAATGTAAAAAAGCATCTTTTTCGAAGCCTACATTTACAAAAGCAGCGTTCAATCCGGC
Proteins encoded:
- a CDS encoding FAD-dependent oxidoreductase: MFDVLIIGGGVSGISCALVLGSAKNKSFVRDKRIGIITHQKTSSLQEALFNNAYGIAPGKLGSELLAESTEHLSKAYPHIIQLPEEKVLKIEGQFPEFIVITNKNSYQTKTIVIGIGSANTFAIDGLMHYVKPHQKSLPEKQRIQLKNSDHKVTEGIYVIGTLAGWRSQLAIAAGSGAAVATDLLTLWNNGVQTHSHDSIR
- a CDS encoding MarC family protein is translated as MFEIDFREIITVGMVLFAVIDIVGTIPIIVDLRSKHGHIESEKASIVAGVIMIVFLFVGEELLNLIGIDVNSFAVAGSFVLFFLALEMILGIRIYRDEEASSASIVPLAFPLIAGAGTMTTLLSLRSQFSTINIVIAIILNIILVYIVLKSSSKIEKILGENGLGVIRKTFGVVLLAIAVKLFAANVKGLFV
- a CDS encoding DUF3109 family protein, encoding MFQLGKTIVSEDILEKDFVCNLSACKGACCVDGDAGAPLSFEETKILEEIYPKVKPFLRKQGIAAIEAQGTWTKGTDGDLETPLIDNKDCAYVMFDGKTALCGIEQAYNQGMIDWKKPVSCHLYPIRVKDFTEFAAVNYDKWDICDPACSLGQELEVPVYKFVKEALVRKFGEDWYAELEIVAQELKK
- a CDS encoding ribonucleotide-diphosphate reductase subunit beta — protein: MAQLEPILQENKNRFVIFPIKHNDIWEFYKSMEASFWTAEEIDLSQDLNDWNNKLNEDERYFIKHILAFFAASDGIVNENLAENFVNEVQYAEAKFFYGFQIMMENIHSETYSLLIDTYVKDEAEKDELFNALEVFPAIKKKADWALKWIESDSFAERLIAFAAVEGIFFSGAFCSIYWLKKRGLMPGLTFSNELISRDEGVHCDFAVHLHNHHLVNKVPKERIRSIIVDALNIEREFITESLPVSLIGMNAALMTQYLEFVADRLLVELGCDREYNTSNPFDFMDMISLQGKTNFFEKKVAEYQKAGVMNTDEDAQKISFDADF
- a CDS encoding ribonucleoside-diphosphate reductase subunit alpha, with the translated sequence MYVVKRDGHKEPVMFDKITDRIKKLCYGLNDLVDAVKVAMRVIEGLYDGVSTSELDNLAAETAASMTIAHPDYAQLAARIAISNLHSNTKKSFSETMNDMFNYVNPRNGQYAPLVSDEVHKVIMDNAEFLDSHIIYNRDFNYDYFGFKTLERSYLLKINGKIVERPQHMLMRVSVGIHLDDLKSVIETYDLMSKKFFTHATPTLFNAGTPKPQMSSCFLLAMQDDSIDGIYDTLKQTAKISQSAGGIGLSIHNVRATGSYIRGTNGTSNGIVPMLRVFNDTARYVDQGGGKRKGSFAIYIETWHADIFEFLDLKKNTGKEEMRARDLFFAMWTSDLFMKRVQEDSYWTLMCPNECPGLYDVYGDDFEKMYTDYEKAGKGRKTIKAHELWEKILESQIETGTPYMLYKDAANRKSNQKNLGTIRSSNLCTEIMEYTSTDEIAVCNLASLSLPMFVENKKFNHDLLFSVTKRVTRNLNKVIDRNYYPVKEAENSNMRHRPVGLGVQGLADAFIMLRMPFTSDEAKKLNQEIFETLYFAAVTASMEMAKEEGPYSTFEGSPMSQGEFQYNLWGLKDEELSGRWDWASLRKEVMEHGVRNSLLVAPMPTASTSQILGNNEAFEPYTSNIYTRRVLSGEFIVVNKHLLHDLVERGLWNETLKQELMRNNGSVQALDIPQDLKELYKTVWEMSMKDIIDMSRQRGYFVDQSQSLNLFMQNANYSKLTSMHFYAWQSGLKTGMYYLRTKAAVDAIKFTLNNDKKAEPIEIKEQPVLERLESIAVLNEPVEMTAEEYRAMIELAKNAGPDECEMCGS
- a CDS encoding RDD family protein; the protein is MESKEFAVTEDLLASKSQRFLNFSIDLGIVYIIQITIGTTIDIIGDLTRSYAASNWLKSLTLIENFFFGLVILFFYYGLSELYFSRTFGKYFTKTIVVKHNGSKPNMKSIIIRTVSRLIPLEPFSFLTAERGWHDTLSVTYVVKKHEFVAKKKLFSEE